A single window of Gavia stellata isolate bGavSte3 chromosome 14, bGavSte3.hap2, whole genome shotgun sequence DNA harbors:
- the NXT2 gene encoding NTF2-related export protein 2, translating into MAASVDFKTYVDQACRAADEFVNIYYETMDKRRRALTRLYLDKATLVWNGNAVSGQEELIKFFEMLPSSEFQVNVLDCQPVHEQATQGQTTVLVVTSGTVKFDGDKQRYFNQNFLLTAQATPTNTVWKIASDCFRFQDWAS; encoded by the exons aTGGCCGCCTCGGTG GATTTCAAAACCTATGTGGATCAAGCTTGTAGAGCTGCAGATGAATTTGTCAACATTTATTATGAGACAATGGATAAAAGAAGAAGG GCTTTAACAAGACTTTACTTGGACAAAGCAACGTTAGTTTGGAATGGTAATGCAGTGTCCGGGCAAGAAGAACTGATTAAATTTTTTGAGATGTTGCCATCTAGTGAATTCCAGGTTAACGTGTTGGACTGCCAGCCTGTTCATG AGCAAGCTACTCAAGGCCAGACAACAGTCCTCGTGGTGACGAGTGGGACAGTAAAATTCGATGGCGACAAGCAGCGCTACTTCAATCAGAACTTCTTGCTGACAGCACAAGCAACACCTACCAACACAGTGTGGAAAATCGCCAGTGACTGTTTCCGCTTTCAGGACTGGGCCAGTTAG
- the KCNE5 gene encoding potassium voltage-gated channel subfamily E regulatory beta subunit 5, whose product MNCSEARRLQALLGALLRELRPAGNASVPAPPPAGAGAGAGAGAGPGGDGSLYILLIMIFYGCLAGGLILAYTRSRKLESKHDPYHLYIERDWGRGGGGPGQAAEEGGPAEGQRLM is encoded by the coding sequence ATGAACTGCAGCGAGGCGCGGCGGCTGCAGGCGCTGCTCGGCGCGCTGCTGCGGGAGCTGCGTCCCGCCGGCAACGCCAGCgtgcccgccccgccgcccgccggggccggggccggagccggggccggggccgggccggggggcgaCGGCTCGCTGTACATCCTGCTCATCATGATCTTCTACGGCTGCCTGGCCGGGGGGCTCATCCTGGCCTACACCCGCTCGCGGAAGCTGGAGTCCAAGCACGACCCCTACCACCTCTACATCGAGCGCGActggggccgcggcggcggcggcccgggaCAGGCGGCCGAGGAgggcggccccgccgagggGCAGCGGCTGATGTGA